A DNA window from Ficedula albicollis isolate OC2 unplaced genomic scaffold, FicAlb1.5 N00928, whole genome shotgun sequence contains the following coding sequences:
- the LOC101814137 gene encoding zinc finger and BTB domain-containing protein 45-like, with protein sequence MPEAVHYIHLHNFSRSLLETLNGQRVSGQFCDVTVRIREASLRAHRCVLAAGSPFFHDKLLLGHSAIEVPPVVPSAAVRQLVEFLYSGSLVVAQSEALHILTAASVLQIKTVIDECTQIISQGRGPHKAPGTRAPPRPPTPLPVRALPEELQLPQELHQAHVHPLSIDPCRPLPHLSAGEKPHQCSICWRSFSLRDYLLKHMVTHTGVRAFQCGVCCKRFTQKSSLNVHMRTHRPERFQCRLCTKGFSHRTLLERHAAASHPVPPPGPLLAPPPGPPPGPPLGPPPGPPPGPPPGLPPGPPPGLPPGPPPERSGTELGTGSGQMDHAVNPEEAVEMLRGLDRVEVSHLEKGGSRNT encoded by the exons ATGCCCGAGGCCGTGCACTACATCCACCTGCACAACTTCAGCCGCTCCCTGCTGGAGACGCTCAACGGGCAGCGGGTGTCGGGCCAGTTCTGCGACGTCACCGTGCGCATCCGCGAGGCGTCCCTGCGCGCCCACCGCTGCGTGCTGGCCGCTGGCAGCCCCTTCTTCCACgacaagctgctgctgggccactCGGCCATCGAGGTGCCGCCCGTGGTGCCCTCGGCCGCCGTGCGCCAGCTGGTGGAGTTCCTGTACAGCGGCAGCCTGGTGGTGGCCCAGTCCGAGGCGCTGCACATCCTCACGGCCGCCTCCGTGCTGCAGATCAAGACGGTCATCGACGAGTGCACGCAGATCATCTCGCAGGGACGGGGCCCCCACAAGGCGCCGGGGACCCGGGCCCCCCCACGGCCCCCAACCCCCCTACCAGTGCGGGCACTGCCAGAAGAGCTTCAGCTCCCGCAAGAACTACACCAAGCACATGTTCATCCACTCAG TATTGATCCATGTCGGCCA CTGCCCCACCTCTCGGCAGGCGAGAAGCCCCACCAGTGCTCCATCTGCTGGCGCTCCTTCTCCCTCCGCGACTACCTGCTCAAGCACATGGTGACCCACACGGGCGTCCGCGCCTTCCAGTGCGGAGTCTGCTGCAAGCGCTTCACCCAGAAGAGCTCCCTCAACGTCCACATGCGCACGCACCGCCCCGAGCGCTTCCAGTGCCGCCTCTGCACCAAGGGCTTCTCCCACCGCACCCTCCTGGAACGCCACGCTGCCGcctcccaccctgtgcccccGCCGGGGCCGCTGCTGGCACCGCCACCGGGGCCACCGCCTGGGCCGCCACTGGGGCCACCGCCTGGGCCACCACCGGGGCCGCCACCGGGGCTGCCACCGGGGCCACCACCTGGGCTGCCACCTGGGCCGCCacctg AACGTTCTGGaactgagctgggcacagggagtgGACAGATGGACCACGCTGTGAATCCAGAGGAGGCTGTggagatgctcagagggctggacaGAGTTGAAGTGTCccacctggagaagggaggaTCCAGGAACACCTGA